The stretch of DNA TTGCCTGTGGTCGTGCCACATGGTTGGGAGCCTCCTGGTCTTCTGATGTCTCGCAAACTTCAACAGATGCAGCTCCTGGGAAGAGCTTCAGTTCCAGTGGTGGCGGTGTGGCATATGACTGCTCGATCACTGCTGATGGTGCCAGTGGCTGCTGCATAGGGAATATAGTGCTTGCAACGGTGGGTGGTTGCATAGCCTGCTGGGATGAGAATACTGCACTTGCggaatttggaacagaggggtTCAATCCAGCAGTGCCATGCCCCCAACCTGCTGGATTCCCGGAAGTCCGCATTCTCAACTCGTCTTGAAGCTCTGAAATTTCTTTGCGGAGCACACCATTCTCATCCTGCAGCTCATTTCTCTCTATTGCAACCTGTTtgcacaaaaagaaaaacagataTTAAACAACGGTTGAGTCATGCTGGAAAATGCAACAAATGTAGCGTGACAAGCAAAATATTATGCACAGTAAAGATGGTTTAAGAGTCTAGTCATTCATACAGAGCATTTACAATAGATAAAATCAGATAACAATTCTTAATCAAGTTTGATAGACAAAGGGTTATTACTACAAATGGCAAAAAGAATCAAATACTACTTTACATATCAGAGAAAACCTTACATAATGAGATTCATTCTGTAGGTTGCTATGTTCCTTGCGAAGAGATTCTACTTGAACAAGCAGATCTCTTAGTATCCGAGTTGTATCAGTGAGTATGCATGCCTTCCCATTGTTCTGCCTATCTGCTTCTGCAAATTGATGTTACATGTGATCAGAAAAATGTCCCATAGAAAATGAGCactaaaaaaaaactctacGAATACAAAGC from Panicum virgatum strain AP13 chromosome 9K, P.virgatum_v5, whole genome shotgun sequence encodes:
- the LOC120652202 gene encoding protein IRON-RELATED TRANSCRIPTION FACTOR 3-like isoform X2, which encodes MVPSERGSVATAVSTAAADKLLHGPITGKKCKKAPPRKVHKAEREKLKRDHLNDFFVELGNMLDRQNNGKACILTDTTRILRDLLVQVESLRKEHSNLQNESHYVAIERNELQDENGVLRKEISELQDELRMRTSGNPAGWGHGTAGLNPSVPNSASAVFSSQQAMQPPTVASTIFPMQQPLAPSAVIEQSYATPPPLELKLFPGAASVEVCETSEDQEAPNHVARPQARYPTQSASWPVTLFSGLPRMEDEQCSSSTTSSSKEASTGRD
- the LOC120652202 gene encoding protein IRON-RELATED TRANSCRIPTION FACTOR 3-like isoform X1 — protein: MVPSERGSVATAVSTAAADKLLHGPITGKKCKKAPPRKVHKAEREKLKRDHLNDFFVELGNMLEADRQNNGKACILTDTTRILRDLLVQVESLRKEHSNLQNESHYVAIERNELQDENGVLRKEISELQDELRMRTSGNPAGWGHGTAGLNPSVPNSASAVFSSQQAMQPPTVASTIFPMQQPLAPSAVIEQSYATPPPLELKLFPGAASVEVCETSEDQEAPNHVARPQARYPTQSASWPVTLFSGLPRMEDEQCSSSTTSSSKEASTGRD